In Streptomyces qaidamensis, one DNA window encodes the following:
- a CDS encoding metallopeptidase family protein: MLEMTREEFEELVAEALDRIPPELTRLMDNVAVFVEDEPPADDPELLGLYEGTPLTDRGEWYAGVLPDRITVYRNPTLRMCESREDVVAETEITVVHEIAHHFGIDDERLHALGYG; encoded by the coding sequence GTGCTGGAGATGACGCGTGAGGAGTTCGAGGAACTGGTCGCCGAGGCGCTCGACCGGATCCCGCCGGAGTTGACCCGATTGATGGACAACGTCGCGGTGTTCGTCGAGGACGAGCCGCCGGCGGACGATCCGGAGTTGCTCGGACTGTACGAGGGGACTCCGCTGACCGACCGGGGTGAGTGGTACGCCGGTGTGCTGCCGGACCGGATCACCGTCTACCGGAATCCGACGCTGCGGATGTGCGAGTCGCGGGAGGACGTCGTCGCGGAGACGGAGATCACGGTGGTGCACGAGATCGCGCACCACTTCGGCATCGACGACGAGCGTCTTCACGCCTTGGGCTACGGCTGA
- a CDS encoding DUF3073 domain-containing protein — MGRGRAKAKQTKVARQLKYNSGGTDLSRLAEELGASPSNPQPPNGEPFEDDEDDDLYARYADLYEDDDDEDDQSSQHRRGA, encoded by the coding sequence ATGGGGCGCGGCCGGGCCAAGGCCAAGCAGACGAAGGTCGCCCGCCAGCTGAAGTACAACAGCGGTGGGACTGACCTCTCACGCCTGGCCGAGGAGCTGGGTGCATCGCCTTCGAATCCGCAGCCGCCTAACGGCGAGCCGTTCGAAGACGATGAGGACGACGACCTGTACGCAAGGTACGCCGACCTCTACGAGGACGACGACGACGAGGACGACCAGTCCTCGCAGCATCGTCGCGGCGCTTGA
- the purM gene encoding phosphoribosylformylglycinamidine cyclo-ligase, with protein sequence MPDTTGASYAAAGVDIEAGDRAVELMKEWVKKAQRPEVLGGLGGFAGLFDASALKKYERPLLASATDGVGTKVDIARQLGVYDSIGHDLVAMVMDDIVVCGAEPLFMTDYICVGKVHPERVAAIVKGIAEGCVLAGCALVGGETAEHPGLLGEDDFDVAGAGTGVVEADRLLGADRIRTGDAVIAMASSGLHSNGYSLVRHVLLNQAGLALDAHIEELGRTLGEELLEPTKIYSLDCLALMRTTEVHAFSHVTGGGLAANLARVVPDDLHAIVDRSTWTPAPIFDLVGRTGSVERLELEKTLNMGVGMIAIVPQESVDVALATLTDRGVDAWVAGEITDRGEHPTGAALIGDYAS encoded by the coding sequence ATGCCTGACACAACTGGTGCCAGCTACGCAGCCGCGGGCGTCGACATCGAAGCGGGCGACCGCGCCGTCGAACTGATGAAGGAGTGGGTGAAGAAGGCCCAGCGCCCCGAGGTCCTCGGCGGCCTCGGCGGCTTCGCCGGCCTCTTCGACGCCTCCGCCCTGAAGAAGTACGAGCGGCCGCTGCTCGCCTCCGCCACGGACGGCGTCGGCACCAAGGTCGACATCGCCCGCCAGCTGGGCGTCTACGACAGCATCGGCCACGACCTGGTCGCCATGGTCATGGACGACATCGTGGTCTGCGGCGCCGAGCCGCTGTTCATGACCGACTACATCTGCGTCGGCAAGGTCCACCCCGAGCGGGTCGCCGCCATCGTCAAGGGCATCGCCGAGGGCTGTGTGCTCGCCGGCTGCGCCCTGGTCGGCGGCGAGACGGCCGAACACCCGGGCCTGCTCGGCGAGGACGACTTCGACGTCGCCGGCGCCGGAACCGGCGTCGTGGAGGCCGACCGGCTGCTCGGCGCGGATCGCATCCGTACGGGTGACGCGGTGATCGCCATGGCGTCCTCCGGGCTTCACTCGAACGGGTACTCCCTCGTCCGCCACGTCCTGCTGAACCAGGCGGGCCTGGCGCTGGACGCGCACATCGAGGAGCTCGGCCGCACCCTCGGCGAGGAGCTGCTGGAGCCGACGAAGATCTATTCGCTGGACTGCCTGGCCCTGATGCGCACCACCGAGGTGCACGCCTTCAGCCACGTCACCGGCGGCGGGCTCGCGGCCAACCTGGCGCGGGTCGTCCCGGACGACCTGCACGCGATCGTGGACCGCTCCACCTGGACGCCGGCCCCGATCTTCGACCTCGTCGGCCGGACGGGCAGCGTCGAGCGCCTGGAGCTCGAGAAGACCCTGAACATGGGCGTCGGCATGATCGCGATCGTGCCCCAGGAGTCCGTGGACGTCGCCCTGGCGACCCTCACCGACCGCGGCGTGGACGCCTGGGTGGCCGGAGAGATCACGGACCGGGGCGAGCACCCCACCGGTGCCGCCCTGATCGGTGACTACGCGAGCTGA
- a CDS encoding DEAD/DEAH box helicase, with protein MSIASTDHVVVPENEATEDAPEATFADLGLPEGVVRKLAQNGVTTPFPIQAATIPDALAGKDILGRGRTGSGKTLSFGLPTLARLAGGRTEKHKPRAVILTPTRELAMQVADALQPYGDVVGLKMKVVCGGTSMGNQIYALERGVDVLVATPGRLRDIINRGACSLENVEVAVLDEADQMSDLGFLPEVTELLDQVPAGGQRMLFSATMENEISTLVKRYLSNPVTHEVDSAQGNVTTMSHHILIVKPKDKAPVTAAIASRKGRTIIFVRTQLGADRIAEQLCDSGVKADALHGGMTQGARTRVLEDFKKGYVNALVATDVAARGIHVDGIDLVLNVDPAGDHKDYLHRSGRTARAGRSGTVVSLSLPHQRRQIFRLMEDAGVDASRHIIQGAGTFDPEVAEITGARSMTEVQAESVGNAAQQAEREVAQLTKELERAQRRANELREEADRLIARIAREQGEDPEAAVAEAQAAVVAAAAEVSVPEQPAAQDVDRGDRDDRGGRGFERRDDNRGGGFRRDERRDDRGGRSFERRDDRGGRGFERRDDNRGGGFRRDERRDDRGGRSFERRDDRGGRGFERRDDNRGGGFRRDERRDDRGGRSFERRDDRGGRGFERRDDNRGGGFRRDDRPGRSFERRDERGGHRGSDRPFNRDRQGDRPGFRSSGHDRPSGRRDDHRGGGSFQRREDKPRWKRNG; from the coding sequence ATGTCCATCGCCAGTACTGATCACGTCGTCGTGCCCGAGAACGAGGCAACCGAGGACGCCCCCGAGGCCACTTTCGCGGACCTCGGTCTTCCCGAAGGCGTCGTGCGCAAGCTCGCGCAGAACGGCGTGACCACCCCCTTCCCGATCCAGGCCGCGACCATCCCGGACGCCCTGGCCGGCAAGGACATCCTCGGCCGTGGCCGCACCGGCTCCGGCAAGACCCTGTCGTTCGGTCTGCCGACCCTGGCGCGTCTCGCCGGCGGCCGCACCGAGAAGCACAAGCCGCGCGCGGTCATCCTCACCCCGACCCGTGAGCTCGCGATGCAGGTCGCGGACGCCCTCCAGCCGTACGGCGACGTCGTCGGCCTGAAGATGAAGGTCGTCTGCGGCGGTACGTCGATGGGCAACCAGATCTACGCCCTGGAGCGCGGCGTCGACGTCCTCGTCGCCACCCCGGGCCGGCTGCGCGACATCATCAACCGTGGCGCCTGCTCCCTGGAGAACGTCGAGGTCGCCGTCCTCGACGAGGCCGACCAGATGTCCGACCTGGGCTTCCTTCCCGAGGTCACCGAACTGCTCGACCAGGTTCCGGCCGGTGGCCAGCGCATGCTGTTCTCGGCCACGATGGAGAACGAGATCTCCACCCTGGTCAAGCGTTACCTGAGCAACCCGGTCACGCACGAGGTCGACAGCGCCCAGGGCAACGTCACGACCATGTCGCACCACATCCTCATCGTGAAGCCCAAGGACAAGGCGCCGGTCACCGCCGCGATCGCTTCCCGCAAGGGCCGCACGATCATCTTCGTCCGCACCCAGCTGGGCGCCGACCGTATCGCCGAGCAGCTGTGCGACTCCGGTGTGAAGGCCGACGCGCTGCACGGCGGTATGACGCAGGGTGCGCGGACGCGGGTGCTGGAGGACTTCAAGAAGGGTTACGTCAACGCGCTGGTCGCGACCGACGTCGCCGCCCGCGGTATCCACGTCGACGGCATCGACCTGGTGCTGAACGTGGACCCGGCCGGGGACCACAAGGACTACCTGCACCGGTCCGGCCGTACCGCGCGTGCGGGCCGTTCCGGCACGGTCGTGTCGCTGTCCCTGCCGCACCAGCGGCGTCAGATCTTCCGGCTGATGGAGGACGCGGGCGTCGACGCCTCGCGCCACATCATCCAGGGCGCCGGCACCTTCGACCCGGAGGTCGCCGAGATCACCGGCGCCCGGTCGATGACCGAGGTGCAGGCCGAGTCCGTGGGCAACGCCGCGCAGCAGGCCGAGCGTGAGGTCGCCCAGCTCACCAAGGAGCTGGAGCGTGCGCAGCGGCGTGCGAACGAGCTGCGCGAGGAGGCCGACCGCCTGATCGCCCGGATCGCCCGCGAGCAGGGTGAGGACCCCGAGGCCGCGGTGGCCGAGGCCCAGGCGGCGGTGGTGGCCGCGGCGGCCGAGGTGTCCGTGCCCGAGCAGCCGGCGGCGCAGGACGTCGACCGGGGGGACCGTGACGACCGTGGTGGTCGTGGCTTCGAGCGTCGTGACGACAACCGTGGTGGCGGTTTCCGCCGGGACGAGCGTCGTGATGACCGTGGGGGCCGTTCGTTCGAGCGTCGTGACGACCGTGGTGGTCGTGGCTTCGAGCGTCGTGACGACAACCGTGGTGGCGGTTTCCGCCGGGACGAGCGTCGTGATGACCGTGGGGGCCGTTCGTTCGAGCGTCGTGACGACCGTGGTGGTCGTGGCTTCGAGCGTCGTGACGACAACCGTGGTGGCGGCTTCCGCCGGGACGAGCGTCGTGATGACCGTGGGGGCCGTTCGTTCGAGCGTCGTGACGACCGTGGTGGTCGTGGCTTCGAGCGTCGTGACGACAACCGTGGTGGCGGTTTCCGCCGGGACGACCGTCCGGGCCGCTCCTTCGAGCGCCGGGACGAGCGCGGTGGGCACCGTGGCAGCGACCGCCCCTTCAACCGTGACCGTCAGGGCGACCGCCCCGGCTTCCGCTCCTCCGGTCACGACCGTCCGTCCGGCCGTCGTGACGACCACCGCGGTGGCGGTTCGTTCCAGCGCCGCGAGGACAAGCCGCGCTGGAAGCGCAACGGCTGA
- a CDS encoding Leu/Phe/Val dehydrogenase, with product MTDVTGAPADVLHTLFHSDQGGHEQVVLCQDRASGLKAVIALHSTALGPGLGGTRFYPYANEAEAVADALNLARGMSYKNAMAGLDHGGGKAVIIGDPEKIKTEELLLAYGRFVASLGGRYVTACDVGTYVADMDVVARECRWTTGRSPENGGAGDSSVLTAYGVYQGMRASAQHLWGDPSLRGKRVGIAGVGKVGHHLVEHLRAEGAEVVITDVREEAVGRILAAHPTGVTAVADTATLIRAEGLDIYAPCALGGALNDDTVPALTAKVVCGAANNQLAHPGVEKDLADRGILYAPDYVVNAGGVIQVADELHGFDFDRCKAKASKIFDTTLAIFARAKEDGIPPAAAADRIAEQRMHDAALARRAR from the coding sequence GTGACCGACGTAACCGGCGCACCTGCTGATGTACTGCACACCCTGTTCCACTCGGACCAGGGCGGACATGAGCAAGTCGTGCTCTGCCAGGACCGCGCGAGCGGCCTCAAGGCCGTCATCGCCCTCCACTCCACCGCTCTGGGCCCCGGGCTCGGCGGTACGCGCTTCTACCCGTACGCGAACGAGGCCGAGGCCGTCGCCGACGCGCTGAACCTCGCCCGCGGCATGTCGTACAAGAACGCCATGGCCGGTCTCGACCACGGCGGCGGCAAGGCCGTGATCATCGGCGACCCGGAGAAGATCAAGACCGAGGAGCTCCTCCTCGCCTACGGCCGGTTCGTCGCCTCCCTGGGCGGGCGCTACGTCACGGCCTGCGACGTCGGTACGTACGTCGCCGACATGGACGTCGTGGCACGCGAGTGCCGCTGGACGACCGGCCGCTCTCCCGAGAACGGCGGCGCCGGGGACTCCTCCGTCCTCACCGCCTACGGCGTCTACCAGGGCATGCGGGCCTCCGCCCAGCACCTGTGGGGCGACCCCTCGCTGCGCGGCAAGCGGGTCGGCATCGCGGGCGTCGGCAAGGTCGGCCACCACCTGGTGGAGCACCTGCGGGCGGAGGGCGCCGAGGTCGTCATCACGGACGTGCGCGAGGAGGCCGTGGGCCGGATCCTCGCCGCGCACCCGACGGGGGTGACGGCCGTCGCCGACACCGCGACCCTGATCCGCGCCGAGGGCCTCGACATCTACGCCCCCTGCGCGCTCGGCGGCGCCCTGAACGACGACACGGTGCCCGCGCTGACCGCCAAGGTGGTCTGCGGCGCCGCCAACAACCAGCTCGCCCACCCGGGCGTGGAGAAGGACCTCGCGGACCGCGGGATCCTCTACGCGCCGGACTACGTGGTGAACGCCGGCGGGGTCATCCAGGTCGCCGACGAGCTGCACGGCTTCGACTTCGACCGGTGCAAGGCGAAGGCGTCGAAGATCTTCGACACCACGCTGGCCATATTCGCACGTGCGAAGGAAGATGGCATTCCGCCGGCCGCGGCGGCCGACCGGATCGCCGAGCAGCGGATGCACGACGCGGCCCTGGCCCGCCGAGCGCGCTGA
- a CDS encoding DUF6274 family protein — protein MAAGARHETRALLRAHLSAASSYRHLTRHCPICHRLLRLALESAPRAAQGTGRAQEDESPAPA, from the coding sequence ATGGCGGCAGGGGCGAGGCATGAGACGCGGGCTCTGCTGCGCGCGCACCTGTCGGCCGCGTCGTCGTACCGGCATCTCACCCGGCACTGCCCGATCTGCCATCGCCTGCTGCGGCTGGCGTTGGAGTCCGCGCCGCGTGCCGCTCAGGGCACGGGCCGGGCCCAGGAGGACGAGAGCCCGGCGCCCGCATGA
- the bldC gene encoding developmental transcriptional regulator BldC: MTARTPDAEPLLTPAEVATMFRVDPKTVTRWAKAGKLTSIRTLGGHRRYREAEVRALLAGIPQQRSEA, from the coding sequence ATGACCGCTCGCACCCCTGATGCCGAGCCGCTGCTGACCCCGGCTGAGGTCGCCACCATGTTCCGCGTGGACCCGAAGACGGTCACGCGGTGGGCGAAGGCCGGCAAGCTCACGTCGATCCGCACGCTCGGCGGGCATCGGCGCTACCGCGAGGCCGAGGTCCGCGCTCTGCTCGCGGGCATCCCGCAGCAGCGCAGCGAGGCCTGA
- the hrpA gene encoding ATP-dependent RNA helicase HrpA, which translates to MSTHPAPALGALAPRLTELSLRDAHRLGRRLEGARKIRKPEARAAVLAEIEAEVGKAEERMAGRRALVPEVSYPEQLPVSQKKDAIADAIRDHQVVIVAGETGSGKTTQIPKICLELGRGVRGMIGHTQPRRIAARTVAERVAEELDTPLGGAVGWKVRFTDQVDPDATFVKLMTDGILLAEIQTDRELRAYDTIIIDEAHERSLNIDFLLGYLAQLLPKRPDLKVVITSATIDPERFSRHFGDAPIVEVSGRTYPVEVRYRPLLEEDGDDADRDQITAITDAVEELQKEGKGDILVFLSGEREIRDTADALTKKNYRFTEILPLYARLSHAEQHRVFQPHTGRRIVLATNVAETSLTVPGIKYVIDPGFARISRYSHRTKVQRLPIEPVSQASANQRKGRCGRTSDGICIRLYSEDDFEARPEFTDAEILRTNLASVILQMTAAGLGDIEKFPFIDPPDHRNIRDGVQLLQELNALDPAQKDPRKRLTETGRKLAQLPVDPRLARMVLEADKNGCVREVMVIAAALSIQDPRERPADKQAQADQQHARFKDESSDFLAYLNLWRYVREQQKERGSSSFRRMCKQEYLNFLRIREWQDIYTQLRTVAKQMGIHLNEDDAPDDRVHVSLLAGLLSHVGMKDVKEGAKNEYLGARNAKFAVFPGSALFKKPPRFVMSAELVETSRLWARVNAKIEPEWVEPLAAHLVKRTYSEPHWEKDQAAVMAYEKVTLYGVPIVAQRKVNYGRIDPEISRELFIRNALVEGDWRTHHKFFSDNRRLLTEVEELEHRARRRDILVDDETLYDFYDQRIPEHVVSGAHFDSWWKHKRHEQPDFLDFEREMLINEKAGEVSKADYPDSWRQGNLKFRVTYQFEPGADADGVTVHIPLQVLNQVTDEGFDWQIPGLREELVTELIRSLPKPIRRNYVPAPNFAKTFLDRAVPLQEPLTTTMTRELRLMVGVPFEADDFDLSKVPDHLKVTFRIVDERRRKLAEDKDLEALKLQLRPKARKALSQAAAATAERSGGESLERSGLTDWTIGTLTRVFETRRAGQPVKAYPALVDDGDTVSVRLFDTEAEQAQAMWKGMRRLILRNIPVNPAKFASDRLTNAQKLALSANPHGSVQGLFDDCAMAAADKLIGDFGGPAWDEESYRKLYEKVRAEIVDTTVRTVGQVQQVLAAWQACERRLKAVRSPALLANLQDVRGQLDALVKPGFVTEAGLRRMPDLMRYLVAADRRLQQMPTNVQRDTTRMQKVHEMQDEYAWLLEQLPRGRPVPSSVLDIRWMIEELRVSYFAHALGTAYPVSDKRIVKAIDAAAP; encoded by the coding sequence ATGTCTACGCACCCCGCCCCCGCCCTCGGCGCCCTCGCCCCCCGTCTGACCGAGCTGTCCCTGCGCGATGCGCACCGGCTCGGGCGCAGGCTCGAAGGCGCGCGCAAGATCCGTAAGCCGGAGGCGCGGGCCGCCGTGCTCGCCGAGATCGAGGCGGAGGTCGGCAAGGCCGAGGAACGGATGGCCGGGCGGCGTGCCCTCGTGCCCGAGGTCTCGTACCCCGAGCAGCTGCCGGTCAGCCAGAAGAAGGACGCGATCGCCGACGCCATCCGCGACCACCAGGTCGTGATCGTCGCCGGTGAGACGGGGTCCGGCAAGACGACGCAGATCCCCAAGATCTGCCTGGAGCTCGGACGTGGCGTACGCGGCATGATCGGGCACACGCAGCCGCGCAGGATCGCCGCGCGCACGGTCGCCGAGCGGGTCGCCGAGGAGCTGGACACCCCGCTCGGCGGCGCCGTCGGCTGGAAGGTCCGTTTCACCGACCAAGTCGACCCGGACGCCACCTTCGTCAAGCTCATGACGGACGGCATCCTGCTGGCAGAGATCCAGACCGACCGCGAGCTGCGCGCCTACGACACGATCATCATCGACGAGGCCCACGAGCGGTCCCTCAACATCGACTTCCTGCTGGGGTACCTCGCCCAGCTGCTGCCGAAGCGCCCGGACCTGAAGGTCGTCATCACCTCGGCCACGATCGACCCGGAGCGGTTCTCGCGGCATTTCGGCGACGCCCCGATCGTCGAGGTCAGCGGCCGTACGTATCCCGTGGAGGTCCGCTACCGGCCGCTGCTGGAGGAGGACGGCGACGACGCCGACCGGGACCAGATCACCGCGATCACCGATGCCGTGGAGGAGCTCCAGAAGGAGGGCAAGGGCGACATCCTCGTCTTCCTCTCGGGTGAGCGGGAGATCAGGGACACGGCGGACGCCCTCACCAAGAAGAACTACCGGTTCACGGAGATCCTGCCGCTCTACGCCCGGCTCTCCCACGCGGAGCAGCATCGCGTCTTCCAGCCGCACACGGGCCGCAGGATCGTTCTGGCCACGAACGTCGCCGAGACGTCGCTGACGGTTCCGGGCATCAAGTACGTCATCGACCCGGGCTTCGCGCGGATCTCCCGCTACAGCCATCGCACCAAGGTCCAGCGGCTGCCCATCGAGCCGGTCTCGCAGGCCAGCGCCAATCAGCGCAAGGGCCGCTGCGGCCGTACCTCGGACGGCATCTGCATCCGCCTGTACAGCGAGGACGACTTCGAGGCCCGCCCGGAGTTCACGGACGCGGAGATCCTCCGGACGAATCTCGCCTCCGTGATCCTGCAGATGACCGCGGCAGGCCTCGGCGACATCGAGAAGTTCCCCTTCATCGACCCGCCGGACCACCGCAACATCCGCGACGGCGTGCAGCTGCTCCAGGAGCTGAACGCCCTGGACCCGGCGCAGAAGGACCCGCGCAAGCGGCTCACGGAGACCGGCCGCAAGCTGGCGCAGCTGCCCGTCGACCCCCGGCTGGCCCGGATGGTCCTGGAGGCGGACAAGAACGGCTGTGTGCGCGAGGTCATGGTCATAGCCGCCGCGCTGTCCATCCAGGACCCGCGCGAGCGCCCCGCCGACAAGCAGGCCCAGGCCGATCAGCAGCACGCCCGTTTCAAGGACGAGTCCAGCGACTTCCTGGCCTACCTCAACCTCTGGCGCTACGTGCGTGAGCAGCAGAAGGAGCGGGGGTCGTCCTCGTTCCGCCGGATGTGCAAGCAGGAGTACCTGAACTTCCTTCGCATCCGCGAATGGCAGGACATCTACACGCAGTTGCGCACGGTCGCGAAGCAGATGGGCATCCACCTCAACGAGGACGACGCCCCGGACGACCGCGTCCATGTCTCCCTGCTGGCCGGCCTGCTGTCGCACGTCGGCATGAAGGACGTCAAGGAAGGCGCCAAGAACGAGTATCTGGGGGCGCGCAACGCGAAGTTCGCGGTCTTCCCGGGTTCGGCCCTGTTCAAGAAGCCGCCGCGTTTCGTGATGTCCGCCGAGCTCGTCGAGACGTCCCGCCTGTGGGCCCGCGTCAACGCGAAGATCGAACCCGAGTGGGTCGAACCGCTCGCGGCGCATCTCGTCAAGCGCACGTACAGCGAACCGCACTGGGAGAAGGACCAGGCCGCGGTGATGGCGTACGAGAAGGTCACGCTGTACGGCGTGCCGATCGTGGCGCAGCGGAAGGTCAACTACGGGCGGATCGACCCGGAGATCAGCCGTGAGCTGTTCATCCGGAACGCCCTGGTCGAGGGCGACTGGCGCACGCACCACAAGTTCTTCTCGGACAACCGCCGGCTGCTGACGGAGGTCGAGGAGCTGGAGCATCGCGCCCGGCGCCGGGACATCCTGGTGGACGACGAGACGCTGTACGACTTCTACGACCAGCGGATCCCCGAACACGTCGTCTCCGGCGCCCACTTCGACTCGTGGTGGAAGCACAAGCGGCACGAACAGCCCGACTTCCTCGATTTCGAGCGCGAGATGCTCATCAACGAGAAGGCGGGCGAGGTCAGCAAGGCCGACTACCCGGACTCGTGGCGCCAGGGGAATCTCAAGTTCCGGGTGACGTACCAGTTCGAGCCGGGCGCGGACGCGGACGGTGTGACCGTCCACATCCCGCTCCAGGTCCTCAACCAGGTCACGGACGAGGGTTTCGACTGGCAGATCCCGGGTCTGCGCGAGGAACTGGTGACGGAGCTGATCCGGTCCCTGCCCAAGCCGATCCGCCGGAACTACGTCCCCGCGCCGAACTTCGCGAAGACCTTCCTGGACCGGGCCGTCCCTCTCCAGGAACCCCTCACCACGACGATGACCCGCGAGCTGCGGCTCATGGTCGGGGTGCCCTTCGAGGCGGACGACTTCGACCTGTCCAAGGTCCCCGACCACTTGAAGGTCACGTTCCGGATCGTCGACGAGCGGCGCCGCAAACTGGCCGAGGACAAGGACCTGGAGGCGCTGAAGCTCCAGCTGCGGCCGAAGGCCCGCAAGGCGCTCTCGCAGGCGGCCGCGGCGACGGCCGAGCGTTCGGGCGGAGAGTCCCTGGAGCGCTCGGGACTGACCGACTGGACGATCGGCACCCTCACCCGCGTCTTCGAGACGCGGCGGGCCGGTCAGCCGGTCAAGGCGTATCCGGCGCTGGTCGACGACGGCGACACGGTCTCCGTGCGCCTCTTCGACACGGAGGCGGAGCAGGCGCAGGCGATGTGGAAGGGCATGCGTCGGCTGATCCTGCGCAACATCCCGGTGAACCCGGCGAAATTCGCGAGCGATCGCCTGACGAACGCGCAGAAGCTGGCACTGTCCGCGAATCCGCACGGCTCGGTCCAGGGGCTGTTCGACGACTGCGCGATGGCCGCCGCGGACAAGCTGATCGGGGACTTCGGCGGGCCGGCGTGGGACGAGGAGTCGTACCGGAAGCTGTACGAGAAGGTGCGCGCCGAGATCGTCGACACGACCGTCCGCACGGTGGGGCAGGTACAGCAGGTCCTGGCCGCCTGGCAGGCCTGTGAGCGCCGTCTGAAGGCCGTACGCAGCCCCGCGCTGCTGGCGAACCTCCAGGACGTGCGGGGGCAGCTGGACGCGCTCGTGAAGCCCGGCTTCGTGACGGAGGCGGGGCTGCGGCGGATGCCGGACCTGATGCGCTATCTGGTGGCGGCCGACCGGCGCCTGCAGCAGATGCCGACGAACGTGCAGCGGGACACCACGCGCATGCAGAAGGTCCATGAGATGCAGGACGAGTACGCCTGGCTGCTGGAGCAGCTGCCGCGGGGCCGGCCGGTCCCGTCGTCGGTCCTGGACATCCGCTGGATGATCGAGGAGCTCCGGGTCAGCTACTTCGCCCACGCGCTGGGCACGGCGTACCCCGTCTCCGACAAGCGGATCGTGAAGGCGATCGACGCGGCGGCGCCGTGA
- a CDS encoding metallophosphoesterase family protein: MARVPAAVLSVLKPIRNAPGALARRYRSRQAPTTIELVTQPHPWTRAVGLVVVVLLGAWLGLLVVGNVRAPVGPMNTTMTLRPSFTGGTKINISPLGALELNSHIAPFRLDVNVDQLDPDRSQALVDHPERLSGLQDEVTEDVGRGALDLAARSGVAVVVGATALGLAVYRRPRRAMAAGGLALTLLAASGGTAYATWRPDSVLEPKFSGLLTSAPSLVGNARSIVTEFDVYQKELARLVTNVTKLYDATSTLPAYAPDPSTIRVLHVSDIHLNPASWKIIASLVKQYKVDVIVDSGDTMDHGTAAENGFLDPIEDLGAPYVWVRGNHDSMITQRYMQGLKNVHVLDEGKAKTIKGLRFAGIGDPQFTPDRSRQIGARQSQELAGARLATALRDQDAAGTPVDVAIAHEPAAARGVDGEVPLVLAGHLHHDEMEILKYGTRLRIEGSTGGSGLRAIEGKHPDPIEASILYFDRDTRHLQAWDEIELGGLGLTTAEVSRHLPKENQPGATPSPSTPTAATPSPSP, translated from the coding sequence ATGGCCCGCGTCCCCGCCGCAGTCCTGAGTGTCCTGAAACCCATCCGCAACGCCCCGGGCGCCCTGGCCCGCCGCTACCGCTCCCGCCAGGCGCCCACCACGATCGAGCTCGTGACGCAGCCGCACCCGTGGACCCGCGCGGTGGGACTCGTCGTCGTCGTCCTCCTCGGCGCCTGGCTGGGCCTGCTGGTCGTGGGCAACGTCCGGGCCCCGGTCGGCCCCATGAACACCACCATGACCCTGCGCCCGTCCTTCACCGGCGGCACGAAGATCAACATCTCACCGCTGGGCGCCCTGGAACTCAACAGCCACATCGCCCCCTTCCGCCTGGACGTCAACGTCGACCAGCTCGACCCCGACCGCTCCCAGGCCCTCGTCGACCACCCCGAACGCCTCTCCGGCCTCCAGGACGAGGTCACCGAGGACGTCGGCCGCGGCGCCCTCGACCTGGCCGCGCGCTCCGGCGTCGCGGTCGTCGTCGGCGCCACCGCCCTGGGCCTCGCGGTCTACCGCCGCCCCCGACGCGCGATGGCCGCCGGCGGCCTGGCCCTCACCCTGCTCGCCGCCTCGGGCGGCACCGCGTACGCCACCTGGCGCCCCGACTCCGTCCTGGAACCCAAGTTCTCCGGCCTGCTCACCTCGGCCCCCTCCCTGGTCGGCAACGCACGCAGCATCGTCACGGAATTCGACGTCTACCAGAAGGAGTTGGCCCGCCTGGTCACCAACGTGACCAAGCTCTACGACGCCACCTCGACGCTCCCCGCCTACGCGCCCGACCCCTCCACCATCCGGGTCCTGCACGTCTCCGACATCCATCTCAACCCGGCGAGCTGGAAGATCATCGCCTCGCTCGTGAAGCAGTACAAGGTGGACGTGATCGTCGACTCGGGCGACACGATGGACCACGGCACGGCCGCCGAGAACGGCTTCCTGGACCCCATCGAGGACCTCGGGGCCCCCTACGTCTGGGTCCGCGGCAACCACGACTCCATGATCACCCAGCGCTACATGCAGGGCCTGAAGAACGTCCACGTCCTCGACGAAGGCAAGGCCAAAACAATCAAGGGCCTGCGCTTCGCCGGCATCGGCGACCCGCAGTTCACCCCCGACCGCTCCCGGCAGATCGGCGCCCGGCAGTCCCAGGAACTGGCCGGCGCCCGCCTGGCCACCGCCCTGCGCGACCAGGACGCGGCCGGCACCCCGGTGGACGTCGCCATCGCCCACGAGCCGGCCGCCGCCCGCGGGGTCGACGGCGAGGTCCCCCTCGTCCTGGCCGGCCACCTCCACCACGACGAGATGGAGATCCTGAAGTACGGCACCCGGCTCCGCATCGAGGGCTCCACGGGCGGCAGCGGCCTGCGCGCCATCGAGGGCAAGCACCCCGACCCCATCGAGGCGTCGATCCTCTACTTCGACCGGGACACCCGTCACCTCCAGGCCTGGGACGAGATCGAACTCGGCGGCCTCGGCCTCACGACGGCCGAGGTCAGCCGCCACCTCCCGAAGGAGAACCAGCCCGGCGCGACACCCTCCCCGAGCACCCCCACGGCGGCCACCCCGTCACCCTCCCCCTAA